A single window of Ischnura elegans chromosome 8, ioIscEleg1.1, whole genome shotgun sequence DNA harbors:
- the LOC124164182 gene encoding tetratricopeptide repeat protein 12-like, producing the protein MPKEDREFESFMERVDKIGSIISRLTSKEESVREEAAKEADLCLEGKKVKGDIDEGACKIKQNRTVINKKAFEDENGDQYSPSKEVFMAMVSKDADERYQRKKERERKAKKWTQDAEKSKQGEDYETALYQYTKAIDEQVNWPKLFAERAKVLLKLKLKKRAIEDCDKALKLNEDLLFLKGENATDADKTEANLLSTEIESIKEEVLALTYTET; encoded by the exons ATGCCCAAAGAAGACAGGGAATTCGAATCATTCATGGAGAGAGTTGACAAAATAG GCTCGATAATTTCGAGGTTAACTTCCAAAGAGGAATCGGTTCGTGAGGAGGCGGCTAAAGAGGCTGATCTGTGCTTAGAGGGAAAGAAGGTAAAGGGAGATATTGACGAAGGGGCttgtaaaatcaaacaaaaccgCACGGTCATCAATAAAAAAGCCTTTGAAGATGAAAATGGAGATCAGTATTCCCCCTCCAAAG AAGTGTTCATGGCCATGGTATCAAAAGATGCAGATGAAAGATACCAACGAAAGAAAGAGCGTGAAAGAAAAGCGAAGAAATGGACGCAAGATGCTGAGAAAAGCAAACAAGGAGAGGACTACGAAACTGCATTGTACCAATACACAAAG GCGATTGACGAGCAAGTTAACTGGCCAAAGCTCTTTGCTGAAAGAGCGAAAGTTCTTCTAAAATTGAAACTCAAAAAGAGAGCTATAGAAGATTGCGACAAAGCATTAAAATTGAATGAGGACTTGTTATTTCTCAAAGGCGAAAATGCAACTGATGCAGACAAAACAGAAGCCAACCTTTTATCAACAGAAATAGAGTCAATCAAAGAGGAAGTGCTGGCATTAACTTATACTGAAACCTGa